The Arachis ipaensis cultivar K30076 chromosome B05, Araip1.1, whole genome shotgun sequence nucleotide sequence GTTGGTTTAgttaattcaattaatttttcttgtttcttatgaCTATCTTGATGAGTTCAATAACGAATCTGCAGCAAGTTTTTATGCATTTTAATGATTGATGACAAATTTTAATGTTGGTattttatatttagatattttcttttgttatttgatttttgaatttgtaGTTTGATAATATTATAAGAATTTGGTTGATATAGTATTTTAAATTTAGATGACATTTTATTGTTTATATACACTACAATTATATTTTACTGTattcatttatattttatttattaattaattataaaataatttttttaattgaactaACTTTTNNNNNNNNNNNNNNNNNNNNNNNNNNNNNNNNNNNNNNNNNNNNNNNNNNNNNNNNNNNNNNNNNNNNNNNNNNNNNNNNNNNNNNNNNNNNNNNNNACTGTATGTAGCAATCATTAAATTTGTTAAACTaatctttaattaatttaattgtaaaaaagtTACTTATGTATAATAGAGATTTTTGCCTTCTGAATTTGGGATGGACCCGGCAAGAATGGAACATGCTTTGGAGCCAGGAAGAGTAACATTTGATGACAAAATGGTGGTGAGAAAAGCCATAGAAGAAGCTAAGATACCACATACCTAtatttctgctaattgttttgctGGTTACTTTCTTGGTGGTCTTTGCCAACTTGGCGTCATCATGCCTTCAAGGGATTCTGTGGTCTTCTATGGAGACGGCAACGTCAAGGGTAACTAAACTATGCATTTACTTATATATATACTTAGCTTCAGTTATTACCAAATTGTTTTCATAACAACATATTATTTAAGATTAAGTATcgtaaattttatttatataaaatatataattttaaaaaaattaaattttttgggatttattattttaaagcaATACTAAAAAATTATACTAATTCGATCCCTCAACTATTTTCTAActattttttcgatttttgaCTAGTTTATTGACAAGAAATTTTTATCTTGAATCTAATTAGTGGTCTGTTTTCAATTAACCAAAGTGAATAGACCAATTCAGTTTAGTGCTCATAATCATGCTAAATAATAATGTGATAAAATGAGATATATCATAATTTAATAACTTTCAAATATTTTTCCTAACGTAAAGGATTAAATTAAACTCAAATATTTaagggaaaaaaaattatataaaccaaaataattaaaaattacaattttTACAGATACAAAAATTGATTAACCCTATCATTTATGAAATTTCATGATTCATGTTATTATCATACATCTTGGACATACAAAATTTAGTTGATgttgttattatattaatattattgttgAACATACATATGTCTAATTAAGTAGCATATACCATTTGattaattatataattaataaCATATTATGTCTCTCAAATTTGACAGCTATTACTGTGGATGAAGATGACATAGCCAAGTATACTATTAAGACAATAGATGATCCTAAAACTTTGAACAAAACAGTTTATATAAGGCCACCTAAAAACATATTATCGCCGTTAGAAATTGTTCAAACTTGGGAGAAGTTGATTGGGAAAGAATTGAAGAAATCTTCAATTTTTGCTGAGCAATTTTTGAATTCCATGAAAGGTGAGAATGTTAGATACACATATATGTAGTAGTAgtgaaaataacaatagaaaaagaACTCAAGGTTGTTAATTACATTATTAATTTTGAAACATGCAGGAAAATCATATGCAGAACAAGTGGCAATGGTACATTACTACCATGTTTGCATTGAAGGGTGTCTTGCAAATTTTGAGATAGGAGATGGTGGAGTTGAAGCTTGTGAACTTTATCCTGAAGTGAAGTACACTACTGTTCATGAATACATGAAACGTTACTTATAGAATAATGGGTTTGGTATGGGATGAATATATATTGAACTTAATTAGtaacaaattaaataattaataaatgtgtGTCATGTATGTCTTTAAGCTAAGCAAGAACAAAGTGGCATATTTTATATCTTCCATGGATAATGAAAGGAAGGCGAAAGAGGATCAACGTGTGATGTTTTTAAAATGGAAAAGATCATATCTTATTAGAATAAAATACATCGTTAAATCAAACACCAATTAATATTACATTAAAGTCCtaaaattaaaagagtaaattattatttttatccacAAAAGTTAAAAATGTTGATATATCTATTTATAGAAGacagaaattaccatttgtatctataaaaaataaatttttgcagACAAAATTATTCaaactataaaaaattaaataaaattctcaAATACCCTTCTCTCCACCACTACTGTCATCATCCCCCTTCTCCTCTTTCTTAATGTACTCAGTACCACTGCCTTGCCTTCCTCCTCAACCATCACCCTAACCCCTTCGCCACACACTATTTTATTGGTATCGGACGCAACTCAATAGTACCAACACCACCATCACCAGCATAATCATCTAACGCAAGCTATCTATACCAAAAAAAATCCTAGATCTAAGGATGCTGCGAGCAGTGTGAGTGATTCGTTGGGATCTAAGGATGCCATGGAGCGTCATGACGGTCGATACCGGTAGGTTGCTCTTCAGGGACCTCGAGAACAATGGTGAGGACGACTCTCCCGCCGCCAAGAAGTCCAAATCAAAGAAGTTCCATCCCAACAGCTACAAATTCACCACCGCCATTGCCGTATTCTTCCTCTTCGCCACTGGCCTTTTCAGCATCTACTTCACCATGCCCGCCTCCAAGTTCGGCCGCATCAAACTCTCACGCACCCTCTTCGATTTTCGCCACCTGAAATAAATAAAGATCCCTCTTTTCATTATTGTGTTATCATCTTCATAGAtttatttaaatcaaattagCATTAGATGAACGTAGCATCATATTAGTTGGAACATTATTGATTTAGACTGGTCGGAAAAAGCCTCTTTTTTTgtggaaatttttttttgaaattttttgtgttattttgAAAGTAAGGGTGTGTTTGAAAGAAGATTTCGAAGGAATTCTGTTGCTGAATTTGAAGGATGAAACAATAGAGGAGGAGGTGACAGGGTTGGAGTTTCGGAAGGGGAGGAAGGTGAGGGGGAAGCGGAACCTGTGGTTGAGATCGGAGTCGAAGAGGTGGAGGGAAGAGGAAGGGTGATGATGGTGGTGGTAGTGATGATAATGGAGGCAGTGATGGTGGTAGTTGGGGAGAAGAGTGGTGATAGAGTTTGGGATGATGGTAGTAGTggtggagagggagagagagaagggagagatgaTGGTAATAGTGGTGGAAAGATGATGGTAGTTtgagaattttatttaattttgtagggtttggataattttgcctgTAAAAATCTATTTTGTATGGATACAAATGATAATTTTTGTCTTCTATAGATATATATGTTAGCGTTTTCAACTTTTGTGaatagaaatggtagtttactcaaaataaaaaagttacatGCATGTCTTCatgtatatacttatataaatcgaattggtTAAATTCGAATTATACATTATAGTACTAAatcgaatcaatatgattcgaattaGTAGGGAACAATATAAATCGAAATTACTTGTTTCATTTATCTGTTACATATTTATTCAGAGTTAAAAATAACAAATAGTTATAGATTATATAATGACCAACTATATTTATACTAtatgtaatttaaaaaataattaaaatattatatcaattaaataaaaaataattaaaataataaaatataaatatagtattttaattatttcgaTTAATGAAACAGATTAATTTCAATTTACATTGTTCcctactaatttaaatcatattgattcgatttatatagatatATGCACGACACGAAGAcatctataccaatatataaagccaatactaaagtttggtgtccaatttttatAGACACCATTTGCCCTCAAATAATTCATTTTATAAATCA carries:
- the LOC107642387 gene encoding bifunctional pinoresinol-lariciresinol reductase 2 is translated as MLKSKVLIVGGTGYIGKRLVKASLEEGHETYVLYRPEIGVDIEKVQLLLSFKEQGANLVTGSFHDHQSLVNAVKLVDVVISAISGVHIRSHQILLQLKLVHAIKEAGNIKRFLPSEFGMDPARMEHALEPGRVTFDDKMVVRKAIEEAKIPHTYISANCFAGYFLGGLCQLGVIMPSRDSVVFYGDGNVKAITVDEDDIAKYTIKTIDDPKTLNKTVYIRPPKNILSPLEIVQTWEKLIGKELKKSSIFAEQFLNSMKGKSYAEQVAMVHYYHVCIEGCLANFEIGDGGVEACELYPEVKYTTVHEYMKRYL